A region of Microbacterium suwonense DNA encodes the following proteins:
- a CDS encoding CDP-alcohol phosphatidyltransferase family protein, producing the protein MTFIEALRSLRRAQKSSKGVSLYSRWLNRPLGRVLAAGAASIGIGPNAVTLVSSAVTAAALVVLIISPITAISGVAVAALLVLGFALDSADGQVARLTGTSSPAGEWLDHVVDAGKMVAVHAAVLIALWRDGAEPGWFAVALAYQFVSVVFFAALTLFSLLHRGDRAPAAAATPSTLRAVALLPADYGILALAFVLWGWQPVFLIAYALLFAATTVIAAALSIKWFRALSSAQG; encoded by the coding sequence ATGACATTCATCGAGGCGCTGCGGTCGCTGCGCCGGGCGCAGAAATCCAGCAAGGGCGTATCGCTGTACTCGCGCTGGCTGAACCGTCCACTGGGCCGGGTGCTCGCCGCCGGCGCTGCGAGCATCGGGATCGGACCGAACGCGGTGACCCTGGTCTCGTCGGCTGTGACCGCCGCCGCACTCGTGGTGCTGATCATCTCGCCGATCACGGCGATCAGCGGTGTCGCCGTCGCCGCGCTCCTGGTGCTCGGATTCGCCCTCGACTCGGCCGATGGGCAGGTGGCGCGCCTGACCGGCACCAGCTCACCGGCCGGTGAATGGCTCGACCATGTGGTGGATGCGGGCAAGATGGTGGCCGTCCACGCCGCCGTGCTCATCGCGCTGTGGCGGGACGGTGCAGAACCCGGCTGGTTCGCCGTTGCACTGGCCTACCAGTTCGTCTCGGTGGTGTTCTTCGCCGCCCTGACGCTGTTCTCGCTGCTGCACCGCGGCGATCGGGCTCCTGCGGCCGCTGCCACGCCGTCCACGCTGCGTGCCGTGGCGCTGCTGCCGGCGGACTACGGCATCCTGGCGCTCGCCTTCGTACTGTGGGGCTGGCAGCCGGTCTTCCTCATCGCCTACGCGCTGCTGTTCGCCGCGACGACGGTCATCGCCGCAGCGCTGAGCATCAAATGGTTCCGTGCACTGTCGAGCGCACAGGGCTGA
- a CDS encoding CBM96 family carbohydrate-binding protein gives MAFWGIVRARILTSALAVAAVVSALLVVQAPPPAAALSPGIDFSADDLPTWQTNGTVWGIDAAQGKVVAGGTFSQVRPPTGQPGTPRSQNALIILDGETGAPDQCQFSMSLSGGTPTVRAVQASPDGSVVYIGGNFSNVGGVNVARIAALNIVDCTVLPFRAPLPSSTVTALAIHGDTLYAGGLFNTVGSAQRRAFAAFNATTGALLDWRADAVRTRTNLPPEVAQARAVQVSPDGTKVVVGGDLFEINGVYSHSIAMVTAATGPNGAGGDVLRTYPSGFFPDTSVTKTIVDGGDGRFYIGNEGTGGGVFDGKAAFSWDTGDQIWRDTCLGAVQDLLVRNGTIYSASHHHDCAGINAFPDGIRRYFNAQNADTMEFLGWLPLGNDGIGEGIGPRGLTVVTGKTTGKDYLWSGGEFTRINGHDQQGLTRFGPDDVGAPPIPIVSAEATSDGTIQVHFRTVVDSDDDTLTYSVYRSGTSGPIWQGTARSLWWERPQVTFVDSNVTPGTNYTYRVTASDGTNTSGQSAPSSAVAIAATADYGSAVRALHPNSAWTGAAVGSWVVDSASDTSRPDGFNGLLMDGAAQTTADSAVPNNTTAFSFDGSNDYIRSDQLRPGPTNYTVSAWIKTTTNRGGKIIGFGNGQPNTGTNASRLSGSYDRHLYMANNGRVLFGVYTGSTVTITSPTALNDGQWHYVVGTQGPSGMRLYVDGVSVASNGVTAAQDYWGVWRVGGDQLNSWPSRPSSNFFSGLIDEIAVYPTALGSFDVARLYQASGRSLGTNTAPTDQYGAAVFNADPDLYWRFDDTSGPAVDSSLFAMRPGTYSNGTERGVTGVLPGNTAVTTSGTSNGTVATSQSMSPSAVFTAEAWFKTTTNAGGKIFGFENTRTGNGTSYDKHLYMADDGRLVWSSYIGHAEVITSADAYNDGVWHHVAAVIDSTGRALFVDGEQVAQNDVTGAESGDGYWRVGGGNLSSWPDRPSSDYFAGTIDEFAVYSQSLPAATVAAHYALGIANAAAPGVPAQVEAAPAGHGVQLSWSTAESGFGVQEYRVYRSSEPDFAVSEETLVGTTQETAFTDASVTPGETYYRVVAVGPGEKAGEPSDAIGVNVPDTTAPSVPDGLVAVVDGSAVGLTWTASTDDVGVTSYEVHRGDSADFTPSAATMIASVNDASFTDVDRPASTVYYRIVAVDVAGNMSDPSQSVEAVVPDVTAPTTPSDVSAVTGGDPEITVTWTASDDDLGVTGYDVYRGIAADFTVDETAKIARVTTTSYTDSDVTPGTWYYRIVAVDEAGNGSPASEVASATVADVTAPTVPTDLAGTTSGNDVSLSWTAASDDVAVEHYEIHRGASADFEASAATRIGESTSTSYTDADQPAGEVFYRVVAVDPTGNASAASDAAQVTVPDVTAPSTPTVMAVLDDGAASLSWSDSTDDVGVTGYQVHRAQTADFTVSAATKIADVTGTTYVDDTVTAGAWFYRVVAVDAAGNTSPASDQAQVVVPDTTAPSAPADLAASAAGQNVQLSWSPSSDDVAVTGYEVHRSATAGFTPSEATLIGTSSEAGYADMEVEPGEWHYLVVALDAAGNASGASNEASVEVLDIDDTAPSTPNGLVAAVDGSDVSLTWSVSTDDVGVTGYQVHRGSTADFTPTASSLLATVTDPAYVDSGRTAGTWYYRVAAIDAAGNVSAPSDSAEAVVADASGPTAPTDVAADLNGSIATVTWTESTDDVGVAGYRLYRGAVADFEVSAELLVTEVTGLSAQESALPAGTWFYKVVAFDGAGNTSLPSDAAQVSVADTSAPTQVTGVVAQPGQSGVTVGWQPADDDVAVTGYRVHRGSAADFTVSSANRVAEVADAPYVDAAPSGIWFYKVVAVDAAGNAGPASDAAQAIVADVSAPSAPSGVSASVSGADVGLSWTASTDDVGVVGYQVHRGSSAGFAVSTSSKVADVTGTSFTDADRPVGTWFYRVVAVDAAGNASGASAEVSAAVTGSGEPVTVNVPVVEDAMVYGIIPTTNFGSDSQLSSRGGTASPIQSFLSVELPTAPAGTALTGAELRVRTSTDPTATSTDMHQIHLVSGAWSESGVTWNNRPTSEGALLGALGAAPATNTPYTASLSATGLSGVLGTTQTLRISSTGADNLRLWSSEAPNTTYRPVLVLTFTPGSGPVADVTAPSVPSNASASAVGASVVVSWTASTDDVGVVGYQVHRGSSAGFAVSTSSKVADVTGTSFTDADRPVGTWFYRVVAVDAAGNASGASAEVSAAVTGSGEPVTVNVPVVEDAMVFGVLPSTNFGSDTQLSSRGGSSPIESFLSFDLPSAPAGTALTGAELRVRTSTDPTATSTDLHVVHLISDAWSESSVTWANRPTSAGSMLGALGATPATNTAYSASLSPNVLAGALGTHQTLRFSSSGADSLRLWSSEAANASYRPVLVLTFTPGTVPVEDQSAPSVPTGVSASVSGADVGLSWTASTDDVGVVGYQVHRGAAAGFAVSASSKIADAASTAFTDADRPAGTWYYRVVAVDAAGNASGASAEVSATVAGSVEPMTVTVPVAADAMVYGIIPGTNFGTDTQLSSRGGGNASPIESFLLVDLPSAPAGTVLSGAELRVRTSTDPTASSADSHAINLVSGSWSEASVTWNNRPTSEGALLGSLGAAPSTNTAYTASLSATGLSVVLGTTQTLRISSAGLDNIRLWSSEAPNATYRPVLVLTFTPAP, from the coding sequence TTGGCATTCTGGGGAATCGTGCGCGCACGTATATTGACGTCCGCTCTTGCGGTCGCAGCAGTTGTTTCCGCCCTGCTCGTCGTGCAGGCACCGCCGCCCGCTGCCGCGCTGTCGCCAGGCATCGACTTCAGCGCCGACGATCTGCCGACCTGGCAGACGAACGGCACGGTCTGGGGGATCGATGCCGCCCAGGGCAAGGTCGTCGCCGGCGGCACCTTCTCGCAGGTGCGCCCACCGACGGGCCAGCCAGGCACACCGCGATCGCAGAACGCGCTGATCATCCTGGACGGCGAGACCGGTGCGCCCGATCAGTGCCAGTTCAGCATGAGCCTGTCGGGCGGCACCCCGACGGTGCGCGCCGTGCAGGCGAGTCCGGACGGCTCGGTCGTGTACATCGGCGGGAACTTCTCCAATGTCGGCGGTGTGAACGTGGCACGCATCGCGGCGCTGAACATCGTCGACTGCACCGTGCTGCCGTTCCGTGCACCGTTGCCCAGCTCCACGGTGACAGCGCTCGCGATCCACGGCGACACGCTCTACGCCGGAGGTCTGTTCAACACCGTCGGCTCGGCTCAGCGGCGCGCGTTCGCGGCCTTCAACGCCACGACCGGAGCACTGTTGGACTGGCGTGCGGATGCTGTACGCACCCGCACGAACCTGCCCCCGGAGGTCGCGCAGGCGCGGGCCGTGCAGGTGTCGCCCGACGGGACCAAGGTGGTCGTCGGGGGCGACCTGTTCGAGATCAACGGCGTCTACTCGCATTCGATCGCGATGGTCACCGCTGCCACAGGCCCGAACGGCGCCGGCGGAGATGTGCTGCGCACCTATCCATCGGGATTCTTCCCGGACACCTCGGTCACGAAGACGATCGTCGACGGCGGTGACGGGCGCTTCTACATCGGCAACGAGGGCACCGGCGGCGGCGTCTTCGACGGCAAGGCGGCGTTCAGCTGGGACACCGGAGACCAGATCTGGCGCGACACCTGCCTGGGTGCCGTGCAGGACCTGCTCGTACGCAACGGGACCATCTACTCCGCCAGCCACCACCACGACTGCGCCGGCATCAACGCGTTCCCCGACGGCATCCGTCGCTACTTCAACGCTCAGAACGCCGACACCATGGAGTTCCTCGGCTGGTTGCCGCTCGGCAACGACGGCATCGGCGAGGGCATCGGCCCGCGCGGACTGACCGTTGTCACCGGGAAGACGACTGGCAAGGACTACCTCTGGTCGGGTGGCGAGTTCACGCGCATCAACGGTCACGACCAGCAGGGCCTCACCCGCTTCGGCCCCGACGACGTCGGTGCTCCGCCGATCCCGATCGTCAGTGCCGAGGCCACCAGCGACGGCACGATCCAGGTGCACTTCCGCACTGTGGTCGACTCCGATGACGACACCCTCACCTACAGCGTCTACCGCTCTGGCACGTCGGGCCCGATCTGGCAGGGGACAGCGAGGTCGCTGTGGTGGGAGCGCCCTCAGGTGACGTTCGTGGACTCGAACGTGACCCCCGGCACGAACTACACATACCGGGTCACGGCATCCGATGGAACCAACACCTCGGGACAGTCGGCACCCAGCTCGGCGGTCGCCATCGCGGCGACAGCCGACTACGGCAGCGCTGTCCGCGCGCTGCACCCGAACTCGGCGTGGACGGGCGCAGCCGTGGGCTCGTGGGTCGTGGACTCGGCATCCGACACGTCCAGGCCGGACGGATTCAACGGCCTGCTCATGGACGGAGCCGCGCAGACGACTGCGGACAGTGCCGTTCCGAACAACACGACCGCGTTCAGCTTCGACGGCAGCAACGACTACATCCGCAGCGATCAGCTGCGCCCCGGGCCGACGAATTACACCGTGTCGGCGTGGATCAAGACCACCACGAACCGTGGCGGCAAGATCATCGGCTTCGGCAACGGACAGCCCAACACCGGCACGAACGCCTCGCGGCTGAGCGGCAGCTACGACCGGCACCTGTACATGGCCAACAACGGCCGGGTGCTGTTCGGTGTCTACACCGGATCGACAGTGACGATCACCTCGCCCACAGCCCTCAACGACGGGCAGTGGCACTATGTCGTCGGCACGCAGGGGCCCAGTGGCATGCGCCTGTATGTGGACGGTGTCTCGGTCGCGTCGAACGGCGTGACCGCTGCACAGGACTACTGGGGCGTGTGGCGGGTCGGCGGCGACCAGCTCAACTCCTGGCCCAGCCGACCGTCCAGCAACTTCTTCTCGGGGCTCATCGATGAGATCGCGGTGTACCCCACCGCTCTCGGAAGCTTCGACGTGGCACGGCTTTACCAGGCATCCGGACGGTCGCTGGGAACGAACACCGCTCCGACCGACCAGTACGGTGCGGCCGTGTTCAACGCCGACCCCGATCTGTACTGGCGTTTCGATGACACCAGCGGGCCCGCTGTGGACTCGTCGCTGTTCGCGATGCGACCCGGCACATACAGCAACGGCACTGAGCGCGGTGTGACGGGGGTTCTGCCGGGCAACACGGCTGTGACCACTTCGGGAACCTCGAACGGCACTGTCGCGACCTCGCAGAGCATGTCGCCCAGTGCGGTCTTCACCGCAGAGGCATGGTTCAAGACCACCACGAATGCCGGCGGGAAGATCTTCGGCTTCGAGAACACCCGAACCGGCAACGGCACCTCCTACGACAAGCACCTGTACATGGCCGATGACGGCCGCCTGGTGTGGAGCTCGTACATCGGCCACGCCGAGGTCATCACATCGGCCGACGCGTACAACGACGGTGTCTGGCACCATGTCGCCGCCGTGATCGACAGCACAGGGCGCGCGCTCTTCGTCGACGGCGAACAGGTTGCTCAGAACGACGTGACGGGTGCGGAGTCCGGCGACGGGTACTGGCGCGTGGGCGGAGGCAACCTCTCCTCGTGGCCCGACCGGCCCTCCAGCGACTACTTCGCGGGGACGATCGATGAGTTCGCCGTGTATTCGCAGTCGCTGCCGGCGGCCACCGTTGCGGCGCACTACGCTCTGGGCATCGCGAACGCCGCAGCGCCCGGCGTACCGGCGCAGGTCGAGGCCGCTCCGGCAGGCCACGGTGTGCAGTTGAGCTGGTCCACGGCAGAGAGCGGCTTCGGCGTGCAGGAGTACCGCGTGTACCGCAGCTCCGAGCCCGACTTCGCCGTCTCGGAGGAGACGCTGGTCGGCACCACGCAGGAGACGGCATTCACCGATGCCTCCGTGACGCCTGGCGAGACGTACTATCGCGTCGTCGCGGTCGGCCCCGGTGAGAAGGCCGGCGAACCGTCCGATGCCATCGGCGTCAATGTGCCTGATACGACTGCGCCGAGCGTGCCCGACGGGCTGGTCGCCGTGGTCGACGGCTCCGCGGTCGGCCTCACCTGGACGGCGTCGACGGATGACGTCGGCGTGACCTCTTACGAGGTGCATCGCGGCGATTCCGCTGACTTCACACCGTCGGCCGCGACCATGATCGCATCGGTGAACGACGCATCGTTCACCGACGTCGACCGGCCGGCCTCGACCGTCTACTACCGGATCGTCGCTGTGGACGTGGCCGGGAATATGAGTGACCCGTCGCAGTCCGTCGAGGCGGTCGTGCCCGACGTGACCGCTCCGACGACGCCGAGTGACGTCAGCGCGGTGACCGGCGGCGACCCGGAGATCACGGTCACCTGGACGGCGTCCGACGATGACCTCGGTGTGACCGGCTACGACGTGTATCGCGGCATCGCTGCGGACTTCACCGTCGACGAGACCGCGAAGATCGCGCGGGTCACGACGACCTCGTACACCGATTCGGACGTGACGCCCGGCACCTGGTACTACCGGATCGTCGCCGTGGACGAGGCAGGCAACGGCAGCCCGGCTTCTGAGGTGGCCTCGGCCACCGTCGCCGATGTGACCGCGCCCACGGTGCCCACGGACCTGGCGGGCACCACGTCCGGCAATGACGTGTCGCTGAGCTGGACGGCTGCGAGCGACGACGTCGCGGTGGAGCACTACGAGATCCACCGCGGCGCGAGCGCTGATTTCGAAGCGTCGGCGGCGACGAGGATCGGCGAGAGCACATCGACGTCGTACACGGATGCCGATCAGCCGGCGGGCGAGGTGTTCTACCGCGTCGTCGCCGTGGACCCGACCGGCAACGCCTCGGCAGCCTCGGATGCCGCGCAGGTGACGGTGCCGGATGTCACCGCACCCAGCACACCGACGGTGATGGCGGTTCTCGACGACGGTGCGGCGAGCCTGTCGTGGAGCGATTCCACGGATGATGTGGGCGTCACCGGCTACCAGGTGCACCGTGCCCAGACGGCGGACTTCACCGTCTCGGCGGCGACGAAGATCGCGGACGTGACCGGAACGACGTACGTCGACGATACGGTGACGGCGGGAGCGTGGTTCTACCGTGTGGTCGCCGTCGACGCGGCCGGGAACACCTCGCCTGCATCCGACCAAGCCCAGGTGGTCGTGCCAGACACGACGGCGCCCTCGGCTCCGGCGGATCTGGCGGCTTCGGCTGCCGGGCAGAACGTGCAGCTGAGCTGGTCGCCGTCGTCGGACGACGTCGCCGTGACCGGCTACGAGGTGCACCGCAGCGCGACAGCCGGCTTCACGCCGTCGGAGGCGACCCTGATCGGCACCTCGAGCGAGGCGGGCTACGCCGACATGGAGGTGGAGCCGGGGGAGTGGCACTACCTGGTCGTCGCGCTTGATGCCGCGGGTAATGCCAGCGGGGCGTCGAATGAGGCATCCGTCGAGGTGCTCGACATCGATGACACGGCGCCGTCGACCCCGAATGGCCTGGTGGCAGCTGTCGACGGATCCGATGTCTCGCTCACCTGGTCCGTCTCGACGGACGATGTCGGCGTCACCGGATACCAGGTGCATCGCGGGTCCACAGCCGACTTCACGCCGACGGCGAGTTCGCTGTTGGCGACGGTGACCGACCCTGCGTACGTCGATAGCGGGCGTACGGCCGGCACGTGGTATTACCGTGTGGCAGCCATCGACGCGGCCGGCAATGTCAGCGCGCCATCGGACTCCGCAGAAGCGGTGGTGGCGGATGCTTCCGGGCCGACCGCCCCGACGGATGTGGCCGCCGATCTGAACGGGTCGATCGCGACCGTGACGTGGACGGAGTCCACCGATGATGTCGGTGTGGCCGGATACCGTCTGTACCGCGGTGCGGTGGCCGATTTCGAGGTCTCGGCTGAGTTGCTGGTGACCGAGGTCACCGGACTGTCTGCGCAGGAGAGCGCACTTCCCGCGGGCACCTGGTTCTACAAGGTGGTCGCATTCGACGGAGCGGGGAACACCAGCCTTCCCTCGGATGCCGCGCAGGTGTCGGTGGCCGACACGTCGGCCCCCACACAGGTGACCGGGGTGGTGGCACAGCCGGGTCAGTCCGGGGTGACCGTCGGATGGCAGCCCGCCGACGATGACGTCGCCGTCACCGGGTACCGCGTGCACCGCGGATCGGCAGCCGACTTCACGGTCTCGTCCGCGAACCGGGTCGCCGAGGTGGCCGATGCGCCGTACGTGGATGCCGCACCGAGCGGCATCTGGTTCTACAAGGTCGTCGCCGTCGATGCCGCCGGAAACGCCGGCCCCGCCTCGGACGCCGCACAGGCGATTGTCGCGGATGTATCGGCTCCGTCGGCTCCGTCGGGTGTGAGCGCGTCGGTGTCGGGTGCCGATGTGGGCCTGTCGTGGACGGCGTCGACGGATGACGTCGGCGTTGTCGGGTACCAGGTGCATCGTGGCTCGAGTGCCGGGTTCGCGGTGTCGACGTCGTCGAAGGTCGCGGATGTGACGGGGACGTCGTTCACGGATGCTGATCGGCCGGTGGGCACCTGGTTCTACCGGGTGGTCGCGGTGGATGCCGCCGGGAACGCCAGCGGTGCCTCGGCTGAGGTCTCGGCAGCGGTCACGGGTTCGGGCGAGCCTGTGACGGTGAACGTGCCCGTGGTGGAGGATGCGATGGTGTACGGCATCATCCCGACGACCAATTTCGGTTCCGACAGTCAGTTGTCTTCGCGCGGCGGCACTGCGTCGCCGATCCAGTCGTTCCTGTCGGTGGAGCTGCCTACTGCTCCGGCCGGGACGGCGCTGACGGGCGCCGAGCTGCGGGTTCGCACCTCGACGGATCCGACCGCGACGTCGACGGACATGCATCAGATCCATCTCGTATCCGGTGCGTGGTCGGAGTCGGGCGTGACGTGGAACAACCGTCCGACCAGTGAGGGTGCGCTGCTGGGAGCGCTGGGCGCAGCCCCGGCGACCAACACGCCGTACACCGCGTCGCTGTCGGCGACTGGTCTGTCGGGTGTGCTGGGCACGACGCAGACGCTGCGGATCTCCAGCACCGGGGCCGACAACCTTCGGCTGTGGTCGTCGGAGGCGCCGAACACGACGTACCGGCCTGTGCTGGTACTCACCTTCACACCGGGCAGCGGCCCGGTGGCAGATGTGACGGCGCCGTCGGTGCCTTCCAACGCGAGCGCGTCGGCTGTGGGCGCCAGCGTGGTGGTGTCGTGGACGGCGTCGACGGATGACGTCGGTGTCGTCGGGTACCAGGTGCATCGTGGCTCGAGTGCCGGGTTCGCGGTGTCGACGTCGTCGAAGGTCGCGGATGTGACGGGGACGTCGTTCACGGATGCTGATCGGCCGGTGGGCACCTGGTTCTACCGGGTGGTCGCGGTGGATGCCGCCGGGAACGCCAGCGGTGCCTCGGCTGAGGTCTCGGCAGCGGTCACGGGTTCGGGCGAGCCGGTGACGGTGAACGTGCCCGTGGTGGAGGATGCGATGGTGTTCGGTGTTCTTCCGAGCACGAACTTCGGTTCCGACACGCAGCTGTCCTCGCGCGGCGGCTCTTCGCCGATCGAGTCGTTCCTGTCGTTCGACTTGCCCTCCGCGCCGGCCGGGACGGCGCTGACGGGCGCTGAGCTGCGAGTTCGCACCTCGACGGATCCGACGGCGACGTCGACGGACCTGCATGTCGTGCACCTGATCTCGGACGCATGGTCGGAGTCGTCGGTGACCTGGGCGAATCGCCCGACCTCGGCGGGTTCCATGCTCGGCGCACTGGGGGCGACTCCGGCGACGAACACCGCGTATTCGGCGTCGCTGTCGCCGAACGTGCTGGCCGGGGCGCTGGGCACGCATCAGACGCTGCGGTTCTCCAGCAGCGGAGCCGACAGTCTGCGCCTGTGGTCCTCCGAGGCCGCGAACGCCTCCTATCGGCCGGTGCTGGTGCTCACCTTCACCCCCGGCACCGTTCCGGTGGAAGATCAGTCGGCCCCGTCGGTGCCGACCGGTGTGAGCGCGTCGGTGTCGGGCGCGGACGTGGGCCTGTCGTGGACGGCGTCGACGGATGACGTCGGTGTCGTCGGGTACCAGGTGCACCGCGGCGCCGCAGCCGGGTTCGCGGTGTCGGCCTCGTCGAAGATCGCGGATGCGGCGTCGACTGCGTTCACGGATGCCGATCGGCCGGCGGGCACCTGGTACTACCGGGTGGTCGCGGTGGATGCCGCCGGAAACGCCAGCGGTGCCTCGGCCGAGGTCTCGGCAACCGTGGCCGGATCGGTGGAGCCGATGACGGTGACCGTGCCGGTCGCGGCGGATGCGATGGTCTACGGCATCATCCCCGGGACGAATTTCGGCACCGACACCCAGTTGTCCTCTCGTGGCGGTGGCAACGCATCGCCGATCGAGTCGTTCCTGTTGGTCGATCTGCCTTCCGCCCCGGCCGGCACGGTGCTCTCGGGGGCGGAACTGCGGGTACGCACCTCGACGGATCCGACGGCGTCGTCGGCGGACTCGCACGCGATCAACCTCGTGTCCGGCTCCTGGTCGGAGGCGAGCGTGACGTGGAACAACCGTCCGACCAGCGAAGGCGCACTGCTGGGGTCACTGGGCGCGGCGCCGAGCACGAACACGGCGTACACCGCGTCGCTGTCGGCGACTGGTCTATCGGTTGTGCTGGGCACGACGCAGACGCTGCGGATCTCCAGCGCCGGTCTGGACAACATCCGCCTGTGGTCCTCCGAGGCTCCGAACGCGACGTACCGGCCAGTGCTGGTGCTCACCTTCACCCCTGCACCGTGA